Proteins from a genomic interval of Macrobrachium nipponense isolate FS-2020 chromosome 28, ASM1510439v2, whole genome shotgun sequence:
- the LOC135201406 gene encoding uncharacterized protein LOC135201406 isoform X2: protein MGDIWRGAWGDNKMAPRPEDSPVSSPRTRSPVKGARAGGTSCAASNSMSMLTMLAEVASVTLHTDPSVTDTNTNHKSKASPPGSRKPSDCEILTLNQVAGMTDNLLVKLFAEFESNEMWKRFTYSCRMLPAACSKCFQSFGSEHKARTDMKAHLQSHLKNLLGVHTSQESRQAYVLESIPARNRRLVEQDTPGGKKRTVPSASRNTKTAGSPKPPNLEGTSKTKKGTIDNPKVQAVDEGREASPVNITVQIPAMEVKTKRKSENREGRVRIKKPKNSDARPTITNGFNDNNNNTNNNNEAKSDANDVIEPSSTPPMQEIVSHDHGYLKASTSIKTDSLGSKDHVIQGSTLIYKEPPPPRTKSHLNQVTTVGNDSGIGSCISVCVKETPEEDKNTLLHQHMNQELEGEIMAQDSSCDATPLPVVGSEVEFTPDQQYKVMRSADLPVVYDHNNPLTKFQAVSRVIERDEYKVRKKPKGRAKFIGQSKAEKEMALKLITEIRSQSVMSLDPLECKICHPSRLFTALSTLLSHYRSHAGIRPYECRICEAVFTRQHSLNYHMLIHTNQTRFTCVDCDRKFRHPSHFKEHRRRHTGESPYECSDCLMRFKTRNTYKRHLRTRHGKLLTTQGAIIILSQEEADRMKKTQGRKPRRPRQPLQIISPETAAQMEEEQIWTDFEEGDHEDEFEFEEEDDDDGEEHSPLDLTKKVGQGKFESIPLTQLNGTIFENMGVQAMPNGKTGFLLRPKVSVSKNELMPNLGIYVNPNNVSKTAQITEEEVEFNEEMKGAVENTVEDVHTYVFHSTSQNNAVTKFNVMPNHGIYVDPKGVTKPVDVKEKDVEFKDVSGALENVVEDVRTYVFHPTSQNNSVPKVNVKSSWNTVNIDLKNLERATNSPSESVVYCDKQTVLENDHTNKGPVPATTVLTGNSADYLGDNINPEEVITICAGVDSGGKDVVLSPLVETHTSSTGVKPDFFTVKKPLKCYGRPGYTTTDNSNNVLSSGGATVTTNQVDSQSSGVYFIVQGQDGRLAKVFHQSNGSVSKPSQQITVQSTGCKLKSSNDSLQMSLKNKTKAKPAKSESKITRECVTAQSVKPSVVSPKVIYKPIKTVTRRNIGVSPTSDNKIIINKQVVNNVVVKNHIVQNGSLVKVKCEERDASLHRKSTLPIVSVVPVTSAIHSSPIIVTSGTSLNKSASLPAVIATSVGTTSSVVEPPSSVVYTSVSPSSVSLSAMQSHQTPVILSSSDIVTSVTHIPRNASSRVSGGETSQKAVLTWQGQPSAGNVIAQCMNGTSTVMRNKADIDNGILYTGEDSFVAVKEELLLENVPVKEELLLGNVEIIDNLDSNHHMNVAVNGIVQKDGTVTFSSSDVKLESDLNSNAPYVDPLIQD, encoded by the exons GGGACAACAAAATGGCGCCTCGGCCGGAAGATTCTCCAGTATCAAGTCCCCGCACACGCTCTCCAGTTAAGGGGGCACGGGCAGGCGGCACTAGTTGTGCCGCTTCTAATTCAATGTCAATGTTGACAATGCTTGCTGAAGTTGCTTCTGTGACTCTCCATACTGACCCTTCAGTAACAGATACAAATACCAACCACAAATCAAAA GCAAGCCCTCCAGGGAGTCGAAAACCAAGTGACTGTGAAATTTTGACCTTGAACCAAGTAGCGGGGATGACTGATAATTTGTTAGTTAAATTATTTGCTGAGTTTGAATCAAATGAAATGTGGAAGAGATTCACATACTCTTGCCGTATGCTCCCAGCAGCGTGCTCTAAATGTTTCCAGAGCTTTGGAAGCGAGCATAAAGCAAGAACCGATATGAAGGCTCACTTGCAAAGTCATCTGAAGAACCTTCTGGGAGTTCATACAA GTCAGGAAAGTAGGCAAGCCTACGTTCTTGAATCAATTCCTGCCAGAAATAGACGTTTAGTTGAACAGGACACTCCGGGTGGCAAGAAAAGGACAGTGCCATCTGCAAGTCGCAATACAAAAACTGCTGGTTCTCCTAAGCCACCAAACCTTGAGGGAACCTCCAAGACCAAGAAAGGAACAATAGACAATCCAAAGGTTCAAGCTGTTGATGAGGGAAGGGAAGCATCGCCTGTAAATATCACTGTACAGATACCTGCGATGGAAGTGAAAACGAAGAGAAAGTCAGAAAATCGTGAAGGAAGAGTTAGGATTAAGAAACCAAAGAATTCTGATGCAAGACCTACAATAACTAATGGCTttaatgacaacaacaacaatactaataataataatgaagccaaATCCGATGCTAAT gatgtaattgaacctAGCTCCACTCCGCCTATGCAAGAAATAGTGTCTCATGATCATGGATACCTAAAAGCTTCAACGTCCATTAAGACCGACTCCTTAGGATCAAAGGATCATGTCATCCAAGGATCAACCTTAATTTACAAAGAGCCTCCCCCTCCTCGTACCAAATCCCACCTAAATCAG GTTACAACAGTTGGCAATGACAGTGGTATAGGAAGCTGCATTAGTGTTTGTGTTAAAGAGACTCCAGAGGAAGATAAAAATACGCTTCTTCATCAACACATGAATCAGGAATTGGAGGGTGAAATT ATGGCCCAGGATTCTAGCTGTGATGCCACTCCACTGCCTGTGGTAGGAAGCGAAGTTGAATTCACTCCAGACCAGCAGTACAAAGTTATGCGTTCTG CTGATCTTCCAGTTGTTTATGACCATAATAATCCTCTGACAAAATTCCAAGCTGTGTCCAGGGTCATAGAGAGAGATGAATACAAAGTGCGCAAAAAACCAAAGGGTCGAGCCAAGTTTATTGGTCAGAGTAAG GCTGAGAAAGAGATGGCTTTGAAGCTGATCACGGAAATTAGGTCACAATCAGTAATGTCATTAGATCCGTTGGAATGCAAGATCTGTCACCCTTCACGGCTTTTCACAGCCCTTTCAACGTTGCTGTCACATTATCGCAGCCATGCAG GGATAAGGCCTTATGAATGCCGCATTTGTGAAGCAGTATTTACTAGACAGCATTCTCTCAACTACCATATGCTCATCCATACAAATCAGACACGCTTTACTTGTGTGGACTGTGATCGCAAGTTTCGCCACCCCTCACACTTCAAGGAACATCGCAGAAGGCACACCGGAGAATCTCCGTACGAATGTTCCGATTGTTTAATGAG GTTTAAGACCCGCAACACATATAAAAGACATTTGCGGACACGCCATGGGAAGCTTTTAACAACTCAGGGTGCCATAATCATTCTGTCACAAGAGGAAGCAGATCGTATGAAGAAGACTCAAGGAAGGAAGCCTCGCCGCCCTCGCCAGCCTTTACAGATAATTAGCCCTGAAACTGCTGCCCAGATGGAAGAAGAGCAGATTTGGACTGATTTTGAAGAAGGAGATCATGAAGATGAGTTTGAGtttgaagaggaagatgatgatgatggagaggAGCATTCACCTTTAGATCTGACCAAGAAAGTTGGACAGGGGAAATTTGAATCCATTCCTCTGACACAGTTGAATGGAACTATTTTCGAAAATATGGGAGTGCAAGCGATGCCTAATGGCAAAACAGGCTTCTTATTGAGGCCAAAAGTGAGTGTGAGCAAGAATGAACTGATGCCTAATCTTGGAATTTATGTTAATCCTAATAATGTGAGCAAAACTGCTCAGATAACAGAGGAAGAAGTTGAGTTTAATGAAGAAATGAAGGGTGCAGTTGAGAATACAGTGGAGGATGTTCACACCTATGTCTTCCACTCAACATCACAAAATAATGCTGTGACAAAATTTAATGTTATGCCTAACCATGGAATTTATGTTGATCCCAAAGGTGTGACCAAACCAGTTGACGTAAAAGAGAAAGATGTTGAATTTAAAGATGTATCAGGTGCTTTGGAGAATGTAGTGGAGGATGTTCGAACATATGTCTTCCATCCAACATCTCAGAATAATTCTGTGCCGAAAGTTAATGTTAAGTCTTCATGGAATACTGTAAATATTGACTTGAAGAATTTAGAGAGAGCCACTAACTCGCCCTCAGAAAGTGTTGTGTACTGTGATAAGCAAACTGTTTTGGAAAATGATCACACTAATAAGGGACCAGTACCAGCAACAACTGTTCTGACTGGTAATTCTGCTGATTATTTGGGAGATAATATAAATCCTGAAGAAGTTATTACAATATGCGCTGGTGTGGACAGTGGAGGAAAAGATGTGGTATTGTCTCCTCTAGTGGAAACACATACAAGCAGTACTGGAGTAAAACCCGACTTCTTTACTGTCAAGAAACCTTTGAAATGTTATGGCCGTCCTGGGTATACCACCACAGACAATAGCAATAATGTTCTGTCGTCAGGTGGTGCAACAGTAACCACAAATCAAGTTGATTCTCAGAGTTCTGGTGTATATTTCATTGTTCAAGGTCAGGATGGTAGGCTGGCTAAGGTATTTCATCAAAGTAATGGCTCTGTTAGTAAGCCCAGTCAGCAGATAACTGTTCAGTCAACTGGTTGCAAGTTAAAGTCTTCTAATGATTCTCTACAaatgtcattaaaaaataaaaccaaagcaAAACCTGCCAAATCAGAGTCCAAAATTACGAGAGAATGTGTGACTGCTCAGTCTGTAAAGCCTTCAGTTGTTTCGCCAAAGGTAATTTATAAACCAATCAAAACTGTAACTCGCAGAAATATAGGTGTAAGTCCAACAAGTGATAATAAGATAATCATCAATAAACAGGTTGTGAATAATGTTGTGGTGAAAAATCACATTGTGCAAAATGGAAGTTTAGTAAAAGTGAAATGTGAAGAGAGAGATGCATCTCTGCATAGGAAATCAACTTTACCAATAGTATCTGTTGTACCTGTGACTAGTGCTATACATTCATCTCCAATAATAGTTACATCAGGAACTTCTCTTAACAAGTCGGCCAGTTTACCCGCTGTAATAGCAACGTCTGTAGGAACCACATCCAGTGTAGTGGAACCACCATCCAGTGTAGTTTACACATCAGTTTCTCCTAGCTCAGTGTCACTAAGTGCAATGCAGAGTCATCAAACACCAGTAATTTTGTCAAGTTCAGATATAGTAACCTCAGTAACACATATTCCAAGAAATGCTTCATCCAGGGTGTCAGGAGGTGAAACCAGTCAGAAGGCAGTTTTGACTTGGCAGGGTCAACCATCTGCAGGGAATGTCATAGCACAATGTATGAACGGCACATCTACAGTGATGAGGAATAAGGCAGATATAGATAATGGTATCTTGTATACTGGTGAAGATTCATTTGTTGCTGTTAAAGAGGAACTATTATTGGAAAATGTACCTGTTAAAGAGGAACTATTATTGGGAAATGTAGAAATTATCGACAACCTTGATAGTAACCATCATATGAATGTAGCAGTAAATGGCATTGTGCAAAAGGATGGTACTGTTACATTTTCTAGTTCAGATGTGAAACTGGAGTCTGATTTAAACTCTAATGCACCTTATGTAGACCCTTTAATACAAGATTAG
- the LOC135201406 gene encoding uncharacterized protein LOC135201406 isoform X3 yields the protein MAPRPEDSPVSSPRTRSPVKGARAGGTSCAASNSMSMLTMLAEVASVTLHTDPSVTDTNTNHKSKASPPGSRKPSDCEILTLNQVAGMTDNLLVKLFAEFESNEMWKRFTYSCRMLPAACSKCFQSFGSEHKARTDMKAHLQSHLKNLLGVHTSQESRQAYVLESIPARNRRLVEQDTPGGKKRTVPSASRNTKTAGSPKPPNLEGTSKTKKGTIDNPKVQAVDEGREASPVNITVQIPAMEVKTKRKSENREGRVRIKKPKNSDARPTITNGFNDNNNNTNNNNEAKSDANDVIEPSSTPPMQEIVSHDHGYLKASTSIKTDSLGSKDHVIQGSTLIYKEPPPPRTKSHLNQVTTVGNDSGIGSCISVCVKETPEEDKNTLLHQHMNQELEGEIMAQDSSCDATPLPVVGSEVEFTPDQQYKVMRSADLPVVYDHNNPLTKFQAVSRVIERDEYKVRKKPKGRAKFIGQSKAEKEMALKLITEIRSQSVMSLDPLECKICHPSRLFTALSTLLSHYRSHAGIRPYECRICEAVFTRQHSLNYHMLIHTNQTRFTCVDCDRKFRHPSHFKEHRRRHTGESPYECSDCLMRFKTRNTYKRHLRTRHGKLLTTQGAIIILSQEEADRMKKTQGRKPRRPRQPLQIISPETAAQMEEEQIWTDFEEGDHEDEFEFEEEDDDDGEEHSPLDLTKKVGQGKFESIPLTQLNGTIFENMGVQAMPNGKTGFLLRPKVSVSKNELMPNLGIYVNPNNVSKTAQITEEEVEFNEEMKGAVENTVEDVHTYVFHSTSQNNAVTKFNVMPNHGIYVDPKGVTKPVDVKEKDVEFKDVSGALENVVEDVRTYVFHPTSQNNSVPKVNVKSSWNTVNIDLKNLERATNSPSESVVYCDKQTVLENDHTNKGPVPATTVLTGNSADYLGDNINPEEVITICAGVDSGGKDVVLSPLVETHTSSTGVKPDFFTVKKPLKCYGRPGYTTTDNSNNVLSSGGATVTTNQVDSQSSGVYFIVQGQDGRLAKVFHQSNGSVSKPSQQITVQSTGCKLKSSNDSLQMSLKNKTKAKPAKSESKITRECVTAQSVKPSVVSPKVIYKPIKTVTRRNIGVSPTSDNKIIINKQVVNNVVVKNHIVQNGSLVKVKCEERDASLHRKSTLPIVSVVPVTSAIHSSPIIVTSGTSLNKSASLPAVIATSVGTTSSVVEPPSSVVYTSVSPSSVSLSAMQSHQTPVILSSSDIVTSVTHIPRNASSRVSGGETSQKAVLTWQGQPSAGNVIAQCMNGTSTVMRNKADIDNGILYTGEDSFVAVKEELLLENVPVKEELLLGNVEIIDNLDSNHHMNVAVNGIVQKDGTVTFSSSDVKLESDLNSNAPYVDPLIQD from the exons ATGGCGCCTCGGCCGGAAGATTCTCCAGTATCAAGTCCCCGCACACGCTCTCCAGTTAAGGGGGCACGGGCAGGCGGCACTAGTTGTGCCGCTTCTAATTCAATGTCAATGTTGACAATGCTTGCTGAAGTTGCTTCTGTGACTCTCCATACTGACCCTTCAGTAACAGATACAAATACCAACCACAAATCAAAA GCAAGCCCTCCAGGGAGTCGAAAACCAAGTGACTGTGAAATTTTGACCTTGAACCAAGTAGCGGGGATGACTGATAATTTGTTAGTTAAATTATTTGCTGAGTTTGAATCAAATGAAATGTGGAAGAGATTCACATACTCTTGCCGTATGCTCCCAGCAGCGTGCTCTAAATGTTTCCAGAGCTTTGGAAGCGAGCATAAAGCAAGAACCGATATGAAGGCTCACTTGCAAAGTCATCTGAAGAACCTTCTGGGAGTTCATACAA GTCAGGAAAGTAGGCAAGCCTACGTTCTTGAATCAATTCCTGCCAGAAATAGACGTTTAGTTGAACAGGACACTCCGGGTGGCAAGAAAAGGACAGTGCCATCTGCAAGTCGCAATACAAAAACTGCTGGTTCTCCTAAGCCACCAAACCTTGAGGGAACCTCCAAGACCAAGAAAGGAACAATAGACAATCCAAAGGTTCAAGCTGTTGATGAGGGAAGGGAAGCATCGCCTGTAAATATCACTGTACAGATACCTGCGATGGAAGTGAAAACGAAGAGAAAGTCAGAAAATCGTGAAGGAAGAGTTAGGATTAAGAAACCAAAGAATTCTGATGCAAGACCTACAATAACTAATGGCTttaatgacaacaacaacaatactaataataataatgaagccaaATCCGATGCTAAT gatgtaattgaacctAGCTCCACTCCGCCTATGCAAGAAATAGTGTCTCATGATCATGGATACCTAAAAGCTTCAACGTCCATTAAGACCGACTCCTTAGGATCAAAGGATCATGTCATCCAAGGATCAACCTTAATTTACAAAGAGCCTCCCCCTCCTCGTACCAAATCCCACCTAAATCAG GTTACAACAGTTGGCAATGACAGTGGTATAGGAAGCTGCATTAGTGTTTGTGTTAAAGAGACTCCAGAGGAAGATAAAAATACGCTTCTTCATCAACACATGAATCAGGAATTGGAGGGTGAAATT ATGGCCCAGGATTCTAGCTGTGATGCCACTCCACTGCCTGTGGTAGGAAGCGAAGTTGAATTCACTCCAGACCAGCAGTACAAAGTTATGCGTTCTG CTGATCTTCCAGTTGTTTATGACCATAATAATCCTCTGACAAAATTCCAAGCTGTGTCCAGGGTCATAGAGAGAGATGAATACAAAGTGCGCAAAAAACCAAAGGGTCGAGCCAAGTTTATTGGTCAGAGTAAG GCTGAGAAAGAGATGGCTTTGAAGCTGATCACGGAAATTAGGTCACAATCAGTAATGTCATTAGATCCGTTGGAATGCAAGATCTGTCACCCTTCACGGCTTTTCACAGCCCTTTCAACGTTGCTGTCACATTATCGCAGCCATGCAG GGATAAGGCCTTATGAATGCCGCATTTGTGAAGCAGTATTTACTAGACAGCATTCTCTCAACTACCATATGCTCATCCATACAAATCAGACACGCTTTACTTGTGTGGACTGTGATCGCAAGTTTCGCCACCCCTCACACTTCAAGGAACATCGCAGAAGGCACACCGGAGAATCTCCGTACGAATGTTCCGATTGTTTAATGAG GTTTAAGACCCGCAACACATATAAAAGACATTTGCGGACACGCCATGGGAAGCTTTTAACAACTCAGGGTGCCATAATCATTCTGTCACAAGAGGAAGCAGATCGTATGAAGAAGACTCAAGGAAGGAAGCCTCGCCGCCCTCGCCAGCCTTTACAGATAATTAGCCCTGAAACTGCTGCCCAGATGGAAGAAGAGCAGATTTGGACTGATTTTGAAGAAGGAGATCATGAAGATGAGTTTGAGtttgaagaggaagatgatgatgatggagaggAGCATTCACCTTTAGATCTGACCAAGAAAGTTGGACAGGGGAAATTTGAATCCATTCCTCTGACACAGTTGAATGGAACTATTTTCGAAAATATGGGAGTGCAAGCGATGCCTAATGGCAAAACAGGCTTCTTATTGAGGCCAAAAGTGAGTGTGAGCAAGAATGAACTGATGCCTAATCTTGGAATTTATGTTAATCCTAATAATGTGAGCAAAACTGCTCAGATAACAGAGGAAGAAGTTGAGTTTAATGAAGAAATGAAGGGTGCAGTTGAGAATACAGTGGAGGATGTTCACACCTATGTCTTCCACTCAACATCACAAAATAATGCTGTGACAAAATTTAATGTTATGCCTAACCATGGAATTTATGTTGATCCCAAAGGTGTGACCAAACCAGTTGACGTAAAAGAGAAAGATGTTGAATTTAAAGATGTATCAGGTGCTTTGGAGAATGTAGTGGAGGATGTTCGAACATATGTCTTCCATCCAACATCTCAGAATAATTCTGTGCCGAAAGTTAATGTTAAGTCTTCATGGAATACTGTAAATATTGACTTGAAGAATTTAGAGAGAGCCACTAACTCGCCCTCAGAAAGTGTTGTGTACTGTGATAAGCAAACTGTTTTGGAAAATGATCACACTAATAAGGGACCAGTACCAGCAACAACTGTTCTGACTGGTAATTCTGCTGATTATTTGGGAGATAATATAAATCCTGAAGAAGTTATTACAATATGCGCTGGTGTGGACAGTGGAGGAAAAGATGTGGTATTGTCTCCTCTAGTGGAAACACATACAAGCAGTACTGGAGTAAAACCCGACTTCTTTACTGTCAAGAAACCTTTGAAATGTTATGGCCGTCCTGGGTATACCACCACAGACAATAGCAATAATGTTCTGTCGTCAGGTGGTGCAACAGTAACCACAAATCAAGTTGATTCTCAGAGTTCTGGTGTATATTTCATTGTTCAAGGTCAGGATGGTAGGCTGGCTAAGGTATTTCATCAAAGTAATGGCTCTGTTAGTAAGCCCAGTCAGCAGATAACTGTTCAGTCAACTGGTTGCAAGTTAAAGTCTTCTAATGATTCTCTACAaatgtcattaaaaaataaaaccaaagcaAAACCTGCCAAATCAGAGTCCAAAATTACGAGAGAATGTGTGACTGCTCAGTCTGTAAAGCCTTCAGTTGTTTCGCCAAAGGTAATTTATAAACCAATCAAAACTGTAACTCGCAGAAATATAGGTGTAAGTCCAACAAGTGATAATAAGATAATCATCAATAAACAGGTTGTGAATAATGTTGTGGTGAAAAATCACATTGTGCAAAATGGAAGTTTAGTAAAAGTGAAATGTGAAGAGAGAGATGCATCTCTGCATAGGAAATCAACTTTACCAATAGTATCTGTTGTACCTGTGACTAGTGCTATACATTCATCTCCAATAATAGTTACATCAGGAACTTCTCTTAACAAGTCGGCCAGTTTACCCGCTGTAATAGCAACGTCTGTAGGAACCACATCCAGTGTAGTGGAACCACCATCCAGTGTAGTTTACACATCAGTTTCTCCTAGCTCAGTGTCACTAAGTGCAATGCAGAGTCATCAAACACCAGTAATTTTGTCAAGTTCAGATATAGTAACCTCAGTAACACATATTCCAAGAAATGCTTCATCCAGGGTGTCAGGAGGTGAAACCAGTCAGAAGGCAGTTTTGACTTGGCAGGGTCAACCATCTGCAGGGAATGTCATAGCACAATGTATGAACGGCACATCTACAGTGATGAGGAATAAGGCAGATATAGATAATGGTATCTTGTATACTGGTGAAGATTCATTTGTTGCTGTTAAAGAGGAACTATTATTGGAAAATGTACCTGTTAAAGAGGAACTATTATTGGGAAATGTAGAAATTATCGACAACCTTGATAGTAACCATCATATGAATGTAGCAGTAAATGGCATTGTGCAAAAGGATGGTACTGTTACATTTTCTAGTTCAGATGTGAAACTGGAGTCTGATTTAAACTCTAATGCACCTTATGTAGACCCTTTAATACAAGATTAG